GGCGGTGGCCGTCGCCCACCGAGGCGAACGCGCCGTCCGCTCCGCCGTCGTCATCGGCGGCTACCCGTGGACCGACCTGGCCCCCGAGGCGGTCGCCCTCGCCTTCGGCGCCTACGCGGCAGCCGACGGCGACTTCGTCCAGGCCGTCCTGACAGCCGTCAACATGGGCCGCGACGCCGACACCACGGCGGCGGTGGCGGGCGCCCTGGCGGGCGCGACACAGGGCGCGTCCGCGATCCCGGCCGACTGGGCCGCGGCGATCGGCCCGGCGCGGGGCAGCTGTCTGCCGTCGATGGCGGGGCACCACGTGCTGGAGGTGGCTGAGTTGCTGACGCCGGGGGAGGGCGGGAGGTGGGGCGCGGGTCGGGATACGTGGCCGCCACCAGGTCCGCGCGCCTTCAGCCCGGCGGCGGACGACGAGGCAGAGGTGCCGTCGTGAAGCCGCCCGGCCCGTGGGACGAGGCAACGACCACGGCGGCCCTGCTCGAACCCGCGGCCGCCGACGGCGGGGACGCCCCACAGGGGCCACCCGTCCCCGACAACGAAAGTAGTACGGGTGGTGCGGGTGGGAACAACAAGGCCGAAGGCGAAGCCGAGGCCACTCACACCCGCACCCACCCCCACCGCATCGAAGGCCTCCTGCTGGGCCTGGCCGCAGGCGACGCCGCCGGCTGGCCCGCCGCCCGCCACCGAGCCGCCCGTATGCCCGACTGGACCCGCCGCCTCACCCGCGAACTCGACACCTTCGCGGAACAGAACGCGACGACCACCCTCCCCGTCCCCATCGCCCTGAACCAACCCCCCGAACCCCTCCGCCTGGGCCCGTCCGACGACGCCGAGTGGGCGGCCTTCGCCGCGGAGGCCCTCCTGCGATCCGGCGACGACACCGCCCTCGGCGACCTCAGCCGAGAACGCCGTACCCGCGCCGCGATCGACCTGACCTGGAACGCCGTGGCCAGCGAAGTAGCAGCGGCAGCAGACCGCGCCCCCGAGATCGAATCCGCCGTCCTCCCCCTCCGCGCCCGCATCTCCGTCCGCGCCGGCCTCGGCAACCTCGCCACCGGCCTACGCCCGCCCGCCACCGGCCACGACAACCCGCACTACTTCGACGACGCCGCCTGCGTCCGGGCCTGCGTCCTGGCCGTGGCCCACCCCGGCGACCCCCGACTCGCCGCCGACCTGGCCGAGTTCGACGCCCGCTACACCCAGGACGGCGACGGAGTGCACGGCGCCCGTGCCATGGCGGCGGCAGTGGCGCTCGCCCTCGTCGGCGCCAGGGCGCAGGCCTGCGTGACAGCCGCCCTCGCCGAACTCCCCGAGGAGACGGAGATCGGCCGCAACACCCGCCACGCACTGAAGCTGGCCCAGGACGCCGACAGCGCCTTCGCCCTGATCCCCCTGCTCGAACACCAGATCGTCGACCACGTCTACAGCTACGGCATCGCCGCCGCCGAAACGGTCCCGGTCGCCCTGGCCCTGGCCGTCGCGGCACACGGCCGGATCGCGGAAGCGGTCCCGGCAGCGGCCTGCCTCTCCCGGGTCG
The nucleotide sequence above comes from Streptomyces sp. NL15-2K. Encoded proteins:
- a CDS encoding ADP-ribosylglycohydrolase family protein → MEGLLLGLAAGDAAGWPAARHRAARMPDWTRRLTRELDTFAEQNATTTLPVPIALNQPPEPLRLGPSDDAEWAAFAAEALLRSGDDTALGDLSRERRTRAAIDLTWNAVASEVAAAADRAPEIESAVLPLRARISVRAGLGNLATGLRPPATGHDNPHYFDDAACVRACVLAVAHPGDPRLAADLAEFDARYTQDGDGVHGARAMAAAVALALVGARAQACVTAALAELPEETEIGRNTRHALKLAQDADSAFALIPLLEHQIVDHVYSYGIAAAETVPVALALAVAAHGRIAEAVPAAACLSRVADSAPALAGALTGALGGGASIPASWRETCRTLSGCVLPRLTDTDLVELAELLEATQPAPPGG